The following proteins come from a genomic window of Microbacterium lemovicicum:
- a CDS encoding DUF4190 domain-containing protein, translating into MTDPNGPANSQPPAYSPPPAAGQPAPYNSAPPVGSGDYGSTSTTYPGKTLGIVAVVVAIFFNVIGLILGIVALVQSRKVGRKNGPAVAAIIIGAILTVVGIIVAVLVIGAIGAATGIANDALQACEAAGYTGTVTVQGVEIDCSTLSR; encoded by the coding sequence ATGACTGACCCCAACGGACCCGCCAACTCACAGCCCCCCGCCTACTCGCCGCCGCCCGCCGCCGGCCAGCCGGCGCCCTACAACTCCGCCCCGCCGGTCGGGTCGGGCGATTACGGCAGCACCTCGACGACGTACCCGGGCAAGACCCTCGGCATCGTCGCGGTCGTCGTGGCGATCTTCTTCAACGTGATCGGCCTGATCCTCGGCATCGTCGCGCTCGTGCAGAGCCGCAAGGTCGGCCGCAAGAACGGTCCGGCCGTCGCGGCCATCATCATCGGCGCGATCCTGACGGTCGTGGGCATCATCGTCGCCGTCCTCGTCATCGGAGCGATCGGCGCCGCCACCGGCATCGCCAATGACGCGCTGCAGGCCTGCGAGGCCGCCGGCTACACCGGGACGGTCACCGTCCAGGGCGTGGAGATCGACTGCTCGACGCTCTCGCGCTGA
- a CDS encoding carbohydrate ABC transporter permease: protein MKAREFWLLFSPSLLIMSALLILPLARTVQWSFENVRYGTPGTFVGLGNFADALTDPRFHRAVIFTVAVTVVTTAILIVFGYLIATAVNTLRLTRPLVLGIMLVSYVLPNLVGAVAFSWLFDDNFGGVVNRFIGLLGGTQVLWFTDQVPNAILVIANTVWQMLPFAMLIILAGLQGVPVELREAARIDGANAFQTHLSVIIPTIRGVLGFVTLISIMDVLRLFDVLIPLSPQAETIGNESIMLYVYSVAFANGANELGLGSAINVLTILLILVMLIPFIRGIFKEAKAAR from the coding sequence ATGAAGGCCCGCGAATTCTGGCTGCTGTTTTCCCCCAGCCTGCTGATCATGAGCGCCCTGCTCATCCTTCCCCTGGCGCGCACCGTGCAGTGGAGCTTCGAGAACGTGCGGTACGGCACGCCCGGCACCTTCGTCGGGCTGGGGAACTTCGCCGACGCCCTCACCGACCCCCGGTTCCACCGGGCGGTGATCTTCACGGTGGCCGTCACGGTGGTGACCACGGCCATCCTCATCGTCTTCGGGTACCTGATCGCCACCGCGGTCAACACCCTTCGGCTCACGCGACCCCTGGTGCTCGGCATCATGCTCGTGTCGTACGTGCTGCCGAACCTCGTCGGGGCCGTGGCGTTCTCCTGGCTGTTCGATGACAACTTCGGCGGCGTCGTGAACCGGTTCATCGGTCTTCTCGGCGGAACGCAGGTGCTGTGGTTCACCGATCAGGTGCCCAACGCCATCCTCGTCATCGCGAACACGGTCTGGCAGATGCTCCCGTTCGCGATGCTCATCATCCTCGCGGGGCTGCAGGGCGTGCCGGTCGAGCTGCGCGAAGCCGCCCGCATCGACGGCGCCAACGCCTTCCAGACCCACCTCAGCGTGATCATCCCGACCATCCGCGGAGTGCTCGGCTTCGTCACGCTCATCTCGATCATGGACGTGCTGCGCCTCTTCGACGTGCTCATCCCGCTGTCGCCGCAGGCCGAGACGATCGGCAACGAGTCGATCATGCTCTACGTCTACTCGGTCGCCTTCGCCAACGGGGCGAACGAGCTCGGCCTCGGCAGCGCGATCAACGTCCTGACCATCCTGCTCATCCTCGTCATGCTCATCCCCTTCATCCGAGGGATCTTCAAGGAAGCGAAGGCCGCGCGATGA
- a CDS encoding alpha/beta fold hydrolase, translated as MGGLPLVLLAGMNCTAELWTGCGVDDALTPVLDRPTIDEQVEQLADTLPERFVLGGLSLGAIVAMELAVRAPDRVAGLCFASTNAKAPTDAQQAGWREWTRQLDDGATAAELQRSILPALLSAEGLARPDLVTRVVAMGEETGERMLRAQLLLQSTRHDLLARLPEVRVPALVISGTADAICPPTFHTEIAAALPGARVVAVDAGHLLPLERPDQIGALVRAFRTRLG; from the coding sequence GTGGGAGGGCTCCCGCTCGTCCTGCTGGCGGGGATGAACTGCACCGCCGAGCTGTGGACCGGGTGCGGGGTCGACGACGCCCTCACGCCGGTGCTCGACCGGCCGACGATCGACGAGCAGGTCGAGCAGCTCGCCGACACCCTTCCCGAGCGCTTCGTGCTGGGCGGGCTGTCCCTCGGGGCCATCGTCGCCATGGAGCTCGCCGTTCGCGCTCCCGACCGCGTCGCCGGGCTGTGCTTCGCCTCCACCAACGCCAAGGCGCCGACGGATGCCCAGCAGGCGGGATGGCGGGAGTGGACGCGGCAGCTCGACGACGGCGCGACGGCGGCGGAGCTCCAGAGGTCGATCCTGCCGGCGCTGCTGTCGGCTGAAGGCCTCGCCCGCCCTGACCTCGTCACGAGAGTCGTCGCGATGGGGGAGGAGACGGGCGAGCGGATGCTGCGCGCACAGCTCCTCCTGCAGTCCACCCGTCACGACCTCCTCGCGCGGCTTCCGGAGGTGAGGGTGCCGGCGCTGGTGATCTCCGGGACGGCGGACGCCATCTGCCCGCCGACGTTCCACACCGAGATCGCCGCCGCGCTTCCCGGAGCCCGCGTCGTGGCCGTGGACGCCGGCCACCTCCTCCCGCTCGAGCGGCCCGACCAGATCGGGGCGCTCGTGCGCGCGTTCCGCACCCGGCTGGGCTGA
- a CDS encoding SDR family NAD(P)-dependent oxidoreductase translates to MSDLGGRVALVTGGGSGLGAAIATALHAAGADVVVVGRDASKLAGIVERLGDRARAAACDVSDPSSVDRLREELEGTPVSILVNNAGIAGPVAALTDISVEEWDEVFDVNVRGTFLMCRAFLPGMTARGSGDVINIASVSGKRPLAHRTPYTASKMAVIGLTSTLAFEVGPAGVSVNTLSPGPVAGPRMERNFRLEAERSGGSVADAEEAFVSRSALRRMVTEEEVGAAVVAMLAMPGMCGADVDLSAGMIA, encoded by the coding sequence GTGAGCGACCTCGGCGGTCGCGTCGCCCTCGTGACCGGGGGCGGCAGCGGGCTGGGCGCGGCCATCGCGACCGCCCTCCACGCCGCCGGCGCGGACGTCGTGGTGGTCGGGCGAGACGCGTCGAAGCTCGCCGGGATCGTCGAGCGTCTCGGCGATCGGGCGCGAGCTGCCGCGTGCGACGTCTCCGATCCGTCGTCCGTCGACCGGCTCCGCGAGGAGCTCGAGGGCACCCCCGTATCGATCCTGGTGAACAACGCCGGGATCGCAGGACCGGTCGCCGCGCTCACCGACATCTCGGTCGAGGAGTGGGACGAGGTCTTCGACGTCAACGTCCGGGGCACGTTCCTCATGTGCCGCGCCTTCCTCCCCGGGATGACCGCGCGGGGTTCCGGCGACGTCATCAACATCGCGTCCGTGTCGGGCAAGCGCCCGCTCGCCCACCGCACGCCCTACACCGCCTCCAAGATGGCGGTGATCGGACTGACCTCGACGCTCGCGTTCGAGGTCGGGCCGGCGGGGGTCAGCGTGAACACCCTCTCCCCCGGTCCCGTGGCCGGCCCGAGGATGGAGCGCAACTTCCGGCTGGAGGCGGAGCGTTCGGGCGGCTCGGTGGCCGACGCCGAGGAGGCGTTCGTCTCGCGATCGGCTCTCCGGCGGATGGTGACCGAGGAGGAAGTCGGCGCGGCCGTCGTCGCGATGCTCGCGATGCCCGGCATGTGCGGGGCGGACGTCGACCTGTCGGCCGGGATGATCGCGTGA
- a CDS encoding ABC transporter substrate-binding protein — protein MSSTKKRVISLVAMAAVGAFALTACGAGSRTGNENATSVTCDYTAPESATTVNVLAYNSSAIDPFTDTMVSSCSKDDVTVKHDPIDFGGQVTKTTATLAGDTGSYDIVETYGYVIPSLANDEKLMPLDDLFAKYAADYELDSISESMRTGMSYDGKLYALPMQAQMFIMAYRSDIFDELGLEVPKTFGDMITAAEAIKAAGKMEYPIALPWLATSDVATSFQAVMNSLGADFTTSDGEVTLDTPEGKQALEAMQSLQPYMDPQVTTFDQPKVQQQMYNNTAAMSIMFSGRMSDLTDAANSKLSDSFAFAAPPKVSSDAQYLYNRLSIDGWSIPFNTKLDPDMLFVMMASAVSEDASKASVPAAYPAREGMMTPDNSPYGQAANDSIAGTMPPVVSPVLAPVSNEITPILAQVLAGNLTVDDGLAQMQAAAEKVAG, from the coding sequence ATGTCATCTACCAAGAAGCGCGTCATCTCCCTCGTGGCCATGGCGGCCGTGGGTGCATTCGCTCTCACCGCTTGCGGCGCCGGCAGCCGCACCGGCAATGAGAATGCCACCTCCGTCACCTGCGACTACACCGCACCCGAATCCGCGACCACCGTCAACGTGCTCGCCTACAACTCCTCCGCGATCGATCCCTTCACCGACACCATGGTGTCGAGCTGCTCGAAGGACGACGTCACCGTCAAGCACGACCCGATCGACTTCGGCGGTCAGGTCACCAAGACGACCGCGACGCTGGCCGGCGACACCGGCAGCTACGACATCGTCGAGACGTACGGCTACGTCATCCCCAGCCTCGCGAACGACGAGAAGCTGATGCCGCTGGACGATCTGTTCGCCAAGTACGCGGCGGACTACGAGCTCGACAGCATCAGCGAGTCGATGCGCACGGGCATGTCGTACGACGGCAAGCTCTACGCCCTGCCGATGCAGGCGCAGATGTTCATCATGGCCTACCGGTCCGACATCTTCGACGAGCTGGGGCTGGAGGTGCCGAAGACGTTCGGCGACATGATCACCGCCGCCGAGGCCATCAAGGCCGCGGGCAAGATGGAGTACCCCATCGCCCTCCCGTGGCTCGCCACATCCGACGTCGCCACCAGCTTCCAGGCGGTCATGAACTCCCTCGGCGCCGACTTCACCACGTCCGACGGCGAGGTCACGCTCGACACCCCCGAGGGCAAGCAGGCCCTCGAGGCCATGCAGAGCCTGCAGCCCTACATGGATCCGCAGGTGACGACGTTCGACCAGCCCAAAGTGCAGCAGCAGATGTACAACAACACCGCGGCGATGTCGATCATGTTCTCCGGCCGCATGAGCGACCTGACGGATGCCGCGAACAGCAAGCTCTCGGACTCGTTCGCCTTCGCGGCACCGCCGAAGGTGTCGTCCGACGCGCAGTACCTGTACAACCGTCTCTCCATCGACGGGTGGTCGATCCCCTTCAACACGAAGCTCGATCCCGACATGCTCTTCGTGATGATGGCCTCGGCGGTCAGCGAGGACGCATCGAAGGCATCCGTGCCGGCCGCCTACCCGGCCCGCGAGGGCATGATGACCCCCGACAACTCGCCCTACGGACAGGCGGCCAACGACTCGATCGCGGGCACCATGCCCCCGGTCGTGTCGCCGGTGCTCGCTCCCGTCAGCAACGAGATCACGCCGATCCTGGCGCAGGTCCTGGCGGGCAACCTCACGGTCGACGACGGTCTGGCGCAGATGCAGGCCGCCGCCGAGAAGGTCGCGGGCTGA
- a CDS encoding carbohydrate ABC transporter permease, translated as MTLTTETLSTRAITTGDLKGKNRRPRAGRRVRLLTGTLLGLLCVLMLSPFIWMTLSVTKPTDVAFANPPVLFGYEPTFKAFVDLWQTTYFADYLVNTLAVAVISTVIALVIGIPAAYALSRFPSYISALLLVLALVFRALPRFAVVLPMYDISRALGIYDTTFALAIALVAINQPFTIWLLRNFFAEIPRELDEAAMIDGCTRIGMLRRVMIPLMGPGILTAGIFVFLFAFQEYLTALVLTDTSSKTVPVFIATQLGQTLPMLQQAGAASMLLTIPVILIAFIAQKYLVAGLSDGAVKG; from the coding sequence ATGACCCTCACCACCGAGACCCTGTCGACGCGGGCCATCACCACCGGCGACCTCAAGGGGAAGAACCGCCGCCCGCGGGCCGGACGCCGTGTGCGCCTCCTCACCGGCACCCTCCTCGGGCTGCTGTGCGTGCTCATGCTCAGCCCGTTCATCTGGATGACGCTGTCGGTGACCAAGCCCACCGACGTCGCCTTCGCGAACCCGCCGGTGCTGTTCGGCTACGAGCCCACCTTCAAGGCGTTCGTCGACCTGTGGCAGACCACCTACTTCGCCGACTACCTCGTCAACACGCTGGCCGTCGCGGTGATCTCCACCGTGATCGCCCTGGTGATCGGCATCCCGGCGGCCTACGCCCTCTCCCGGTTCCCGAGCTACATCTCGGCCCTGCTGCTGGTGCTGGCGCTGGTCTTCCGCGCCCTTCCGCGCTTCGCCGTCGTGCTCCCGATGTACGACATCAGCCGTGCGCTGGGCATCTACGACACCACCTTCGCGCTCGCGATCGCCCTCGTCGCGATCAATCAGCCGTTCACCATCTGGCTGCTGCGCAACTTCTTCGCCGAGATCCCGCGCGAGCTGGACGAGGCGGCGATGATCGACGGCTGCACCCGCATCGGGATGCTGCGGCGCGTCATGATCCCGCTCATGGGCCCGGGCATCCTCACCGCCGGCATCTTCGTGTTCCTGTTCGCGTTCCAGGAGTACCTGACCGCCCTCGTGCTCACCGACACGTCGTCCAAGACCGTGCCGGTCTTCATCGCCACGCAGCTCGGACAGACGCTGCCCATGCTGCAGCAGGCCGGCGCGGCATCCATGCTCCTGACGATCCCCGTGATCCTCATCGCCTTCATCGCCCAGAAGTACCTCGTGGCGGGCCTGAGCGACGGCGCCGTCAAGGGCTGA
- a CDS encoding LacI family DNA-binding transcriptional regulator codes for MAVTSRDVARLAGVSQPTVSRALRDDPRVSEDTKKRVRDAAVLLGYVPSEAGRALSSGRTRRIGLLVTDLKNQFYSNIIAPVHDELEGIGYQLMLHTETADNETVAERLIANGLDGVILATTTVDSVAPLRLRDRSLPFVYFNRTAAYVDADATVVAPSRGLSEAVTRAVELGHRRIGAVLGPSNTSTAQSRELALRAALAEHGLVLEPDTVRRGPYDTASGDAATTELLAMPAPPTLIFCGNDVVAYGALNAARRAGFDVPRDVSVVGFDDLPPAAWPIIELTTIAYDLSGMAREAARLMARRIEEPDAPLAHVEYETSFVERRTLAAAASR; via the coding sequence ATGGCTGTCACCAGCAGAGACGTCGCCCGGCTCGCGGGGGTATCGCAGCCCACGGTGTCCCGCGCGCTGCGGGATGACCCGCGCGTGTCGGAGGACACCAAGAAGCGCGTGCGCGACGCGGCCGTGCTGCTGGGCTACGTGCCCAGCGAGGCGGGTCGCGCGCTGTCGTCGGGACGCACCCGCCGCATCGGTCTGCTCGTGACGGATCTGAAGAACCAGTTCTACTCGAACATCATCGCGCCGGTCCATGACGAGCTCGAGGGCATCGGCTACCAGCTGATGCTCCACACCGAGACCGCCGACAACGAGACGGTGGCCGAGCGACTGATCGCGAACGGTCTGGACGGCGTGATCCTGGCCACCACGACGGTGGACTCCGTCGCGCCCCTGCGTCTGCGCGACCGCAGCCTGCCGTTCGTCTACTTCAACCGCACGGCGGCGTACGTCGACGCCGACGCCACGGTGGTCGCGCCCTCGCGCGGTCTGAGCGAGGCCGTGACGCGCGCCGTCGAGCTCGGACACCGGCGTATCGGTGCCGTCCTCGGCCCCAGCAACACCAGCACGGCGCAGTCGCGCGAGCTCGCGCTGCGCGCGGCGCTCGCCGAGCACGGTCTCGTGCTCGAACCCGACACCGTGCGGCGCGGACCCTACGACACGGCGTCAGGCGACGCGGCGACCACCGAGCTGCTGGCGATGCCCGCGCCGCCGACGCTGATCTTCTGCGGAAACGACGTCGTGGCGTACGGCGCCCTGAACGCGGCCCGGCGCGCCGGATTCGACGTCCCCCGCGATGTGTCCGTCGTCGGATTCGACGACCTCCCGCCGGCCGCCTGGCCGATCATCGAGCTCACCACGATCGCCTACGACCTGTCGGGCATGGCCCGGGAGGCCGCGCGCCTGATGGCGCGGCGCATCGAGGAGCCCGACGCTCCGCTCGCCCACGTCGAGTACGAGACCTCCTTCGTCGAGCGCCGCACGCTCGCCGCCGCCGCGTCGCGCTGA
- a CDS encoding ester cyclase, with product MPLDPVAYQPYADPDDFIREVTDLIWVDRSISYIRENYEPDSIVHGAYGTSTTRDEVIEGSLMRISATPDRVGQAEDVIWEARGDDAFLSSHLVLSSDLHSGDHSRTIANCLYRRGRMVEEWVVRDSLAGALRRGEDLDELARAQAFRGYTGSWTEPAPADPIARGDSGARPDDHRSEVETVIDMIQTVWNDRDLQKVEKFFLRDLVMQTVGDRLVIRPEGYRRALLRFLESFPAGRFEIRDIQTNYDVRYAGLRVAVTWKFVGDYIGVPNYGPLTGRPIDLLGISQFTFHNGALVKEVRLWDDIALRAQIAGMRGDEPIGFSNIY from the coding sequence GTGCCTCTCGACCCGGTTGCCTACCAGCCGTACGCGGACCCCGACGACTTCATCCGCGAGGTGACCGATCTGATCTGGGTGGACCGGTCGATCAGCTACATCCGCGAGAACTACGAACCGGACTCCATCGTCCACGGCGCCTACGGCACCTCCACGACCCGCGACGAAGTCATCGAGGGGTCGCTGATGCGCATCTCGGCGACGCCCGACCGCGTCGGCCAGGCCGAGGACGTCATCTGGGAGGCACGGGGAGACGACGCCTTCCTGAGCTCGCACCTCGTGCTGTCCTCCGACCTGCACAGCGGCGACCACAGCCGCACCATCGCCAACTGCCTGTATCGCCGCGGACGCATGGTCGAGGAGTGGGTCGTGCGCGACTCCCTCGCGGGAGCGCTGCGTCGCGGGGAGGATCTGGACGAGCTCGCCCGTGCGCAGGCCTTCCGCGGCTACACCGGTTCGTGGACCGAGCCGGCGCCCGCCGACCCGATCGCCCGCGGTGACTCGGGTGCGCGCCCCGACGACCACCGCTCCGAGGTCGAGACCGTCATCGACATGATCCAGACCGTGTGGAACGACCGCGACCTGCAGAAGGTCGAGAAGTTCTTCCTCCGCGATCTCGTGATGCAGACCGTGGGCGACCGTCTCGTGATCCGCCCGGAGGGCTACCGTCGCGCGCTGCTGCGCTTCCTCGAGTCGTTCCCCGCGGGACGGTTCGAGATCCGCGACATCCAGACCAACTACGACGTCCGATACGCAGGCCTCCGCGTGGCGGTCACGTGGAAGTTCGTCGGCGACTACATCGGGGTGCCGAACTACGGACCGCTGACCGGGCGGCCCATCGACCTGCTGGGCATCTCGCAGTTCACCTTCCACAACGGCGCCCTCGTCAAGGAGGTGCGTCTCTGGGACGACATCGCCCTGCGCGCCCAGATCGCCGGCATGCGCGGCGACGAGCCCATCGGCTTCTCGAACATCTACTGA
- a CDS encoding HpcH/HpaI aldolase family protein: MRPSLRSRAHAGERLVGVLLRMPAEELVEMAAVAGFDFILVDCEHGPADLIPLRQHIAVASLHQVPVIVRIGEGDTGMILRALDQGAEGILAPHLDDAAQAAALVSAAHYPPVGTRGFATYSRAGRFGQVPASEHRDRFLADTLVLGMIESPTGAAATAEIIGTPGLDGIMIGPADLAASSGPDDPSPADSTARVNTALADAGRLRMDIVGTSAAARAAFDDGAGLVVYNLAHSLMEHFRMLRDARD, translated from the coding sequence ATGCGCCCGTCGCTGCGGTCCCGCGCTCACGCCGGAGAGCGGCTGGTGGGCGTCCTGCTGCGGATGCCGGCGGAGGAGCTCGTCGAGATGGCCGCTGTCGCCGGCTTCGACTTCATCCTGGTCGACTGCGAGCACGGCCCCGCCGACCTGATCCCGCTGCGCCAGCACATCGCCGTGGCGTCCCTCCACCAGGTGCCGGTGATCGTGCGGATCGGCGAGGGCGACACCGGCATGATCCTCCGGGCGCTCGACCAGGGGGCGGAGGGCATCCTCGCCCCGCACCTGGACGATGCGGCGCAGGCCGCAGCCCTCGTCTCGGCGGCACACTATCCGCCCGTCGGCACCCGCGGGTTCGCGACCTACAGCCGGGCCGGACGCTTCGGCCAGGTGCCGGCGTCCGAGCACCGCGATCGCTTCCTCGCCGACACCCTCGTGCTGGGCATGATCGAATCGCCCACCGGCGCGGCGGCCACCGCGGAGATCATCGGCACCCCCGGTCTCGACGGCATCATGATCGGTCCCGCCGACCTGGCCGCGTCCTCGGGACCCGACGATCCGTCGCCCGCCGACTCCACCGCCAGGGTCAACACGGCGCTGGCGGACGCCGGGCGGCTGCGCATGGACATCGTCGGCACCTCCGCTGCGGCGCGTGCGGCTTTCGACGACGGCGCCGGCCTCGTCGTCTACAACCTCGCGCACTCGCTGATGGAGCACTTCCGCATGCTGCGCGACGCGCGGGACTGA
- a CDS encoding fumarylacetoacetate hydrolase family protein gives MRFAHVFLDGADDPRLVTIIDEDAVVVEDLFDGAPRFLEELIAGGDDLLARVRDAAAGAGPRHPVSGLRFASAVLAPPVVLAIGLNYAAHSSELGLKTDTAPTVFTLWPNSLTAHEATTSWPRSLSESVDYEAELGVIIGRPAHDVSAADALSHVWGYTVVNDITARDIQFSEAQWSRCKSFDGFTPTGPFVVTADEIPDPQDLHIWAIVDGRTVQDASTDQMVRSVATLVAHLSQSATLLPGTLISTGSPGGAGYSRDPQIFLRDRSTVTVGVDGIGSLTTHCRILD, from the coding sequence ATGCGCTTCGCCCATGTGTTCCTCGACGGAGCGGACGATCCTCGCCTCGTCACCATCATCGACGAGGACGCCGTCGTCGTCGAGGATCTTTTCGACGGCGCCCCGCGATTCCTCGAGGAGCTGATCGCGGGCGGTGACGATCTGCTCGCGCGCGTGCGCGACGCCGCGGCCGGCGCCGGCCCGCGGCATCCGGTCTCCGGTCTTCGCTTCGCCTCGGCGGTGCTCGCTCCACCGGTGGTGCTCGCGATCGGCCTGAACTACGCCGCGCACTCCAGCGAGCTCGGACTCAAGACCGACACCGCGCCCACGGTCTTCACCCTGTGGCCCAACTCGCTGACGGCCCACGAGGCCACGACCTCGTGGCCGCGCTCGCTCAGCGAGTCGGTGGACTACGAGGCGGAGCTCGGCGTCATCATCGGCCGGCCGGCGCACGACGTCTCGGCCGCCGACGCTCTGTCGCACGTCTGGGGCTACACCGTGGTCAACGACATCACGGCCCGCGACATCCAGTTCTCCGAGGCGCAGTGGTCGCGCTGCAAGTCGTTCGACGGCTTCACGCCCACGGGACCCTTCGTCGTCACGGCCGACGAGATCCCGGACCCGCAGGACCTCCACATCTGGGCCATCGTCGACGGGCGCACCGTGCAGGACGCGTCGACCGACCAGATGGTGCGCAGCGTCGCCACGCTCGTCGCGCACCTGTCGCAGTCGGCGACCCTGCTGCCCGGCACCCTGATCTCCACGGGCAGCCCCGGCGGCGCCGGCTACTCGCGCGATCCGCAGATCTTCCTCCGCGACCGCTCGACGGTGACCGTGGGCGTCGACGGCATCGGGTCGCTCACCACGCACTGCCGCATCCTCGACTGA
- the hisD gene encoding histidinol dehydrogenase: MPRFLKSAPTKSFTDTTQADVATRVGAIISDIRSNGDDAVRRYAEEFDRWTEPFRLDDARVAEIMATLDQQVIDDIVFVQEQVRRFAQAQRDSLVDIEVETLPGVHLGQKHVPVQAAGAYIPGGKYPLTASAHMTIITAKVAGVPRVVACTPPIRGEIPAATVAAMKLAGADEIYILGGVQAVTAMAVGTETIAPVNMIAGPGNAYVAEAKRQLFGEVGIDLFAGPTEILIVADDDADPFLTAVDLLSQAEHGPESPAVLITTSEALGRRVMEHIEQLLPGMPTRDYAGPAWRDWGQVIVVDDLDEAYALADDFAFEHVQIFTAEPRAALEKMHDYGALFLGENTCVSYGDKVIGTNHVLPTLGAARYTGGLWVGKYLRTVTYQEITDTASSATLGEVCGRAARVELFEGHARSGDVRSWRHGGTQHDWIAQTEGAGAGTPAR; this comes from the coding sequence ATGCCTCGATTCCTCAAGAGCGCGCCGACGAAGTCGTTCACCGACACGACCCAGGCGGACGTCGCCACCCGGGTCGGCGCGATCATCTCGGACATCCGGTCGAACGGCGACGACGCCGTGCGCCGCTACGCCGAGGAGTTCGACCGCTGGACCGAGCCGTTCCGGCTCGACGACGCGCGGGTCGCGGAGATCATGGCGACGCTCGACCAGCAGGTGATCGACGACATCGTCTTCGTGCAGGAGCAGGTCCGCCGGTTCGCGCAGGCTCAGCGCGACTCGCTGGTCGACATCGAGGTCGAGACCCTCCCCGGCGTCCACCTCGGACAGAAGCACGTTCCCGTCCAGGCCGCCGGCGCGTACATCCCGGGCGGGAAGTACCCCTTGACGGCCTCCGCGCACATGACGATCATCACCGCCAAGGTGGCCGGCGTCCCCCGTGTCGTGGCGTGCACGCCGCCCATCCGCGGCGAGATCCCCGCCGCGACCGTGGCGGCGATGAAGCTCGCCGGCGCGGACGAGATCTACATCCTCGGCGGCGTGCAGGCCGTGACCGCCATGGCCGTCGGCACCGAGACCATCGCGCCGGTGAACATGATCGCCGGTCCCGGGAACGCGTACGTGGCGGAGGCGAAGCGCCAGCTCTTCGGCGAGGTCGGCATCGACCTGTTCGCCGGACCGACCGAGATCCTCATCGTGGCCGACGACGACGCCGACCCGTTCCTCACGGCCGTCGACCTGCTGTCCCAGGCGGAGCACGGGCCGGAGTCGCCCGCGGTGCTGATCACCACCTCGGAGGCGCTGGGCCGCCGGGTGATGGAGCACATCGAGCAGCTGCTGCCCGGCATGCCCACCCGCGACTACGCCGGACCGGCCTGGCGCGACTGGGGTCAGGTGATCGTGGTGGACGACCTGGACGAGGCCTACGCGCTCGCCGACGACTTCGCCTTCGAGCACGTGCAGATCTTCACCGCCGAGCCGCGCGCCGCGCTGGAGAAGATGCACGACTACGGCGCGCTCTTCCTCGGCGAGAACACCTGCGTCTCCTACGGCGACAAGGTCATCGGCACCAACCACGTTCTCCCGACGCTGGGCGCCGCCCGCTACACGGGCGGCCTCTGGGTCGGGAAGTACCTCCGCACCGTCACCTACCAGGAGATCACCGACACCGCCTCGTCCGCGACGCTCGGCGAGGTCTGCGGTCGGGCCGCCCGCGTGGAGCTGTTCGAGGGGCACGCCCGCTCCGGCGACGTGCGGTCCTGGCGGCACGGCGGGACGCAGCACGACTGGATCGCGCAGACCGAGGGCGCCGGCGCCGGGACCCCGGCCCGGTGA